The Nocardioides pantholopis genome window below encodes:
- a CDS encoding glycosyltransferase family 2 protein — protein MSVVIPARNDARALEHCLGLLASQTLAPLEVVVVDNDSSDDTAQVAHRYGAVVVREPTRGIPQAAATGYDAARGEVIARLDADSRPGPDWVERVARALADDDLAAVTGTGFFYDLPRGLRRPVAAAYLGSYYALTHLALGHRSLWGSSMGLRRTAWEEVRGGVHRDDAELHDDLDLAFVLGPGRRIGHDRTLRVGVSARSLRGADQLRRRLDRAWRTLEVNWAVSPPWLRWRDRIAAGRVTSRSSSRGRAA, from the coding sequence GTGTCAGTAGTGATTCCGGCCCGCAACGACGCCCGGGCCCTCGAGCACTGTCTCGGCCTGCTCGCCTCCCAGACGCTGGCGCCGCTGGAGGTCGTGGTCGTCGACAACGACTCCAGCGACGACACCGCCCAGGTCGCCCACCGGTACGGCGCCGTGGTGGTGCGCGAGCCGACGCGGGGCATCCCCCAGGCCGCCGCGACCGGGTACGACGCGGCGCGGGGCGAGGTGATCGCCCGGCTGGACGCCGACTCCCGGCCCGGCCCGGACTGGGTGGAGCGGGTCGCCCGGGCGCTCGCCGACGACGACCTCGCGGCGGTCACCGGCACCGGCTTCTTCTACGACCTGCCCCGCGGGCTGCGACGCCCGGTCGCCGCGGCGTACCTCGGCTCCTACTACGCGCTCACCCACCTGGCGCTGGGTCACCGGTCGCTGTGGGGCTCCTCGATGGGCCTGCGGCGCACGGCCTGGGAGGAGGTGCGCGGGGGCGTGCACCGCGACGACGCCGAGCTGCACGACGACCTCGACCTGGCCTTCGTGCTGGGGCCGGGGCGCCGGATCGGCCACGACCGGACGCTGCGGGTCGGGGTCTCGGCCCGCTCCCTGCGCGGCGCCGACCAGCTGCGCCGGCGCCTGGACCGGGCCTGGCGCACCCTCGAGGTGAACTGGGCGGTCTCGCCGCCCTGGCTGCGCTGGCGCGACCGGATCGCCGCCGGCCGGGTCACCAGCCGATCGTCATCCAGAGGAAGAGCTGCGTGA
- a CDS encoding tryptophan 2,3-dioxygenase family protein — translation MPESRESFVSFGEQGAQLTYGSYLRLPQLLDAQHLESDPPAHDELLFITIHQVYELWFKQLLHEVEAARDAMVVGPAGGRLWWAQHLLARVHVIERLLVSQVDVLETMTPQDFLEFRQRLAPASGFQSVQFRELEFLSGAQDPAYVERFRGLTADERTRLERRLSEPTLWDAFLGVLRGHGLAAGSEEEVADSVRTAARDRSAFPEVWALAEALLQHDELAAAWRARHVVMVERMIGAKSGTGGSSGASYLRSRVPLQYYPLLWELRSTL, via the coding sequence ATGCCCGAGTCGCGCGAGTCCTTCGTCTCCTTCGGCGAGCAGGGCGCCCAGCTCACCTACGGCAGCTACCTGCGGCTGCCGCAGCTCCTCGACGCCCAGCACCTCGAGTCCGACCCGCCCGCCCATGACGAGCTGCTGTTCATCACGATCCACCAGGTCTACGAGCTGTGGTTCAAGCAGCTGCTGCACGAGGTGGAGGCGGCGCGCGACGCGATGGTCGTCGGCCCGGCGGGCGGCCGGCTGTGGTGGGCCCAGCACCTGCTCGCGCGGGTCCACGTCATCGAACGGCTGCTGGTCTCGCAGGTCGACGTGCTGGAGACGATGACCCCGCAGGACTTCCTGGAGTTCCGCCAGCGGCTCGCCCCGGCCAGCGGCTTCCAGTCCGTGCAGTTCCGCGAGCTGGAGTTCCTCTCCGGCGCGCAGGACCCGGCGTACGTCGAGCGGTTCCGCGGGCTCACCGCGGACGAGCGGACGCGCCTGGAGCGCCGGCTCTCCGAGCCGACCCTGTGGGACGCGTTCCTCGGCGTGCTGCGCGGCCACGGCCTCGCGGCGGGCAGCGAGGAGGAGGTCGCGGACTCGGTGCGCACCGCGGCGCGGGACCGCTCGGCGTTCCCGGAGGTGTGGGCGCTGGCCGAGGCGCTGCTCCAGCACGACGAGCTGGCCGCTGCCTGGCGGGCCCGGCACGTCGTGATGGTGGAGCGGATGATCGGCGCGAAGTCCGGCACCGGGGGATCCAGCGGCGCGAGCTACCTGCGCTCGCGGGTCCCGCTGCAGTACTACCCGCTGCTGTGGGAGTTGCGCTCGACCCTGTGA
- the crtI gene encoding phytoene desaturase family protein has protein sequence MRPRTRRSDGPVRDQRSGREDRRVVVVGGGITGLATAALLAADGWSVDLLEQRPEVGGRAGRWESDGYRFDTGPSWYLMPEVFEHFFALLGTTAAEQLDLVGLDPGYRVFFEGHGEPLDVRAGRERNLALFESVEPGAGARLAAYLDSAREVYDLAVQRFLYTGFESPTSLLNGPVLRSGPRLARLLTRSLAAHVAASFEDHRLRQVLGYPAVFLGTSPDRAPSMYHLMSSMDLDDTVLYPQGGFTTLIDAVAGLAQARGVRIRTRCTVEQIRTTAAAGGRRPTVAGVSYLDPDGVRRELDADVVVGAADLHHLETRLLPRPLQTYPESWWRRRDAGPGAVLALLGVDGELPGLAHHSLFFTRDWQQNFDDIFGSSTRVPDPASVYVCRPSATDATVAPAGKENLFVLVPVPADPGIGRGGVDGAGDPLVEKVADAAIAQVASWAGVPDLASRVEVRRTIGPADFATDLGSWSGGALGPGHVLRQSAFFRAGNASRKVDGLLYAGYATRPGIGLPMCLISAELVLKRLRGDRSSGPSPEPAAPIPTGTA, from the coding sequence ATGAGGCCCCGCACCCGACGCAGCGACGGGCCGGTCCGCGACCAGCGCAGCGGGAGGGAGGACCGGCGGGTCGTGGTCGTGGGCGGCGGCATCACCGGCCTGGCCACCGCCGCCCTGCTCGCCGCCGACGGCTGGTCGGTCGACCTGCTCGAGCAGCGCCCGGAGGTCGGCGGCCGGGCCGGACGCTGGGAGAGCGACGGCTACCGCTTCGACACCGGCCCCTCGTGGTACCTGATGCCCGAGGTCTTCGAGCACTTCTTCGCGCTGCTCGGCACCACCGCCGCCGAGCAGCTCGACCTGGTCGGGCTCGACCCGGGCTATCGGGTCTTCTTCGAGGGCCACGGCGAGCCGCTGGACGTCCGGGCCGGGCGCGAGCGCAACCTCGCGCTGTTCGAGTCCGTCGAGCCGGGCGCCGGCGCGCGCCTCGCGGCGTACCTCGACTCCGCCCGCGAGGTCTACGACCTCGCCGTCCAGCGCTTCCTCTACACCGGCTTCGAGTCGCCGACCTCGCTGCTCAACGGCCCCGTGCTGCGCAGCGGCCCGCGGCTGGCCCGGCTGCTGACCCGCTCGCTGGCCGCGCACGTCGCCGCGAGCTTCGAGGACCACCGGCTGCGCCAGGTGCTGGGCTACCCGGCGGTGTTCCTCGGCACCTCGCCCGACCGGGCCCCGAGCATGTACCACCTGATGAGCTCGATGGACCTCGACGACACGGTGCTCTACCCGCAGGGCGGCTTCACGACGCTGATCGACGCGGTCGCCGGGTTGGCGCAGGCCCGCGGCGTGCGGATCCGCACCCGCTGCACAGTCGAGCAGATCCGCACCACCGCGGCCGCCGGCGGCCGGCGTCCGACCGTCGCCGGCGTCTCCTACCTCGACCCCGACGGCGTACGCCGGGAGCTGGACGCCGACGTGGTCGTCGGCGCCGCCGACCTGCACCACCTCGAGACCCGGCTGCTGCCGCGCCCGCTCCAGACCTATCCCGAGTCGTGGTGGCGCCGCCGCGACGCCGGCCCCGGAGCGGTCCTGGCCCTGCTCGGCGTGGACGGCGAGCTGCCCGGGCTCGCGCACCACTCGCTGTTCTTCACCCGGGACTGGCAGCAGAACTTCGACGACATCTTCGGCTCCTCCACCCGGGTGCCGGACCCGGCGTCGGTCTACGTGTGCCGCCCCTCGGCCACCGACGCCACCGTGGCGCCGGCCGGCAAGGAGAACCTGTTCGTGCTGGTCCCGGTGCCCGCGGACCCCGGCATCGGGCGCGGCGGCGTGGACGGCGCCGGCGACCCGCTGGTGGAGAAGGTCGCGGACGCCGCGATCGCCCAGGTCGCGAGCTGGGCCGGAGTGCCCGACCTCGCCTCCCGGGTCGAGGTGCGCCGCACCATCGGGCCGGCCGACTTCGCCACCGACCTGGGGTCCTGGAGCGGCGGCGCCCTCGGCCCCGGCCACGTGCTGCGGCAGAGCGCGTTCTTCCGGGCCGGCAACGCCTCGCGCAAGGTCGACGGGCTGCTGTACGCCGGCTACGCCACCCGCCCCGGCATCGGCCTGCCGATGTGCCTGATCAGCGCCGAGCTGGTGCTCAAGCGGCTGCGCGGGGACCGATCCTCGGGCCCCTCGCCCGAGCCCGCGGCACCGATCCCGACGGGGACCGCATGA
- a CDS encoding DUF2505 domain-containing protein, with translation MATRITHDLTYDAPAGAVLAMLSDPAFREEVCERMAVTRATVRVEETDAETTVTVEQEQPSEGLPSFATALVGESIPIVRVERWTDPTRADVEVTIPGKPGEMVGTATLTESGGTTTERVELEIRVRIPLVAGRIEKLVAEMLLKALRTENETGRDYLSR, from the coding sequence ATGGCGACCCGGATCACCCACGACCTGACCTACGACGCGCCCGCCGGCGCGGTCCTCGCGATGCTGAGCGATCCGGCGTTCCGCGAGGAGGTGTGCGAGCGGATGGCGGTGACCCGGGCCACCGTGCGCGTGGAGGAGACCGACGCCGAGACCACTGTCACCGTGGAGCAGGAGCAGCCCTCCGAGGGGCTGCCGTCGTTCGCGACCGCCCTGGTCGGCGAATCCATCCCGATCGTGCGGGTGGAGCGCTGGACCGACCCGACCCGCGCGGACGTCGAGGTCACGATCCCGGGCAAGCCCGGGGAGATGGTCGGCACCGCCACGCTCACCGAGTCCGGCGGCACCACCACCGAGCGCGTCGAGCTCGAGATCCGGGTGCGGATCCCGCTGGTCGCCGGCCGGATCGAGAAGCTCGTGGCCGAGATGCTGCTCAAGGCGCTGCGCACCGAGAACGAGACCGGGCGCGACTACCTGTCGCGCTGA
- a CDS encoding prenyltransferase — protein sequence MSPAETVPAPVAPSRRGGVLGHVLASSRPLSWVNTAYPFAAAYLLSVGGSDRIDWWVLALGTVWFLVPYNLLMYGVNDVFDYESDLRNPRKGGVEGVVLDRAVHRTTIAAAVLSNLPFVVALALLGDAVSTLVLAVSVFAVVAYSAPGLRFKERPFLDSLTSSTHFVSPAVLGLAMADAPLTWTAFAALAGFFCWGIGSHAFGAVQDIEADRAGQIGSVGTVLGASRTTAFALAAYVVAGVLLLTLPWPGLLAAALVLPYVANVAPYLRLSDAECERAHAGWRRFLWLNYLTGFLVTQLFLWMTIGW from the coding sequence GTGAGCCCGGCGGAGACCGTGCCGGCGCCGGTGGCCCCGTCCCGGCGCGGCGGGGTGCTGGGTCACGTGCTGGCCTCCTCGCGGCCGCTGAGCTGGGTCAACACCGCCTACCCGTTCGCCGCGGCGTACCTCCTCTCGGTGGGCGGCTCGGACCGGATCGACTGGTGGGTGCTCGCGCTCGGCACTGTGTGGTTCCTGGTGCCCTACAACCTGCTCATGTACGGCGTCAACGACGTCTTCGACTACGAGTCCGACCTGCGCAACCCGCGCAAGGGCGGGGTCGAGGGCGTGGTGCTGGACCGCGCCGTGCACCGCACCACGATCGCGGCCGCCGTGCTCTCGAACCTGCCCTTCGTGGTCGCGCTGGCGCTGCTCGGCGACGCGGTCTCGACGCTGGTGCTCGCGGTGAGCGTCTTCGCGGTGGTCGCCTACTCCGCGCCCGGGCTGCGCTTCAAGGAGCGGCCGTTCCTCGACTCGCTGACCTCCAGCACCCACTTCGTCTCCCCCGCCGTGCTGGGGCTGGCGATGGCCGACGCGCCGCTGACCTGGACCGCGTTCGCGGCGCTCGCGGGGTTCTTCTGCTGGGGCATCGGCTCGCACGCCTTCGGCGCCGTCCAGGACATCGAGGCCGATCGCGCCGGCCAGATCGGATCGGTCGGCACGGTCCTGGGCGCCTCGCGGACCACGGCGTTCGCGCTCGCGGCGTACGTCGTGGCGGGGGTGCTGCTGCTGACCCTGCCCTGGCCGGGGCTGCTGGCGGCGGCGCTGGTGCTGCCCTACGTCGCCAACGTCGCGCCGTACCTGCGGCTCAGCGACGCGGAGTGCGAGCGGGCGCACGCCGGGTGGCGGCGGTTCCTGTGGCTGAACTACCTGACCGGGTTCCTGGTCACGCAGCTCTTCCTCTGGATGACGATCGGCTGGTGA
- a CDS encoding NAD-glutamate dehydrogenase gives MSKTTRMVQKSELIEQAAELARSGRGSGGPPHEEIDALLANYYRHVAPEDLVGRTAVDVYGALASHYRLARQRPQGTAAVRVLTPTLAEHGWSAAGHSVVEVVVDDMPFLVDSLTMELSRQLREVHVVVHPQFEVVRDITGGLRSIAPVANGSGESEEGAVREAWMHVEVSRIPEGPDAARLVERVQQVLGDVRDATEDWGRTRGRMLEIVEELGSAPPAGLDPEDVRQGRELLRWLADDHFTFLGYREYELQRAGEHDLLRAVPGTGLGILRADPDMSAEAGRLPPKVQALARQKNLLVLAKANSRATVHRPAYLDYISVKTFDEAGEVVGERRFLGLLSSSAYAESLTRIPLLRERAAAVLRRSGFDPRSYAGRALMDTLESYPRDELFHTPVDELAPMVEAAMHARERRAVRVLTRQDTYGRYVSVLVYLPRDRYNTTVRERFAAILTDRLGAESVEFTVGINESTTARVHFVVHLAQGADLPEVDTADLERRLTDASRSWRDDFVAAVHAEYGEEAGAELGRRYLDAWPEAYKEDFAPRTAAVDVGRLERIPDDGLDLSLQEPVDAGPGEGRLKVYRVGAPLSLSTVLPMLSSMGVEVVDERPYRLEGLDRQVFVYDFGLRGLGTLAEGARELFQDAVRSVWDGYNESDGFNALVLAAGLTWRQTTVLRAYAKYLRQGGSPFSRATMEASLRRNVDIARLLVELFETRFQPGPDGRDTGAEARGARAAELERRIERALEDVVSLDHDRVLRSYLTLIRATLRTNYFRPVDDRPDGGPRPYLAFKLDPSAIPDLPQPRPRFEIFVHSPRVEGVHLRFGSVARGGLRWSDRRDDFRTEVLGLVKAQMVKNTVIVPVGAKGGFVAKQLPDASDREAWLAEGIGCYRTFISGLLDLTDNRVEGRTVPPPYVVRHDEDDSYLVVAADKGTATFSDIANEVANDYGFWLGDAFASGGSVGYDHKAMGITARGAWVSVRRHFREMGLDCQAEDFTCVGVGDMSGDVFGNGMLCSEHIRLVAAFDHRDIFLDPTPDAAASYAERKRLFELPRSSWRDYDRDLISEGGGVFSRSLKKVELNDAIRTALGIDPEVRTMTPAELMRAILAAPVDLLWNGGIGTYVKGSAETHADAGDKANDAVRVDGRDLRARCVGEGGNLGLTQAGRIEYARGGGRINTDFIDNSAGVDTSDHEVNLKILLDRVVAAGDLTRKQRNAVLGEMTDDVAALVLADNYEQNLALANAVDHASSMLHVHEDWMRRLEREGHLSREVEGLPSSQEVRRRAERGEGLTPPELAVLMAWTKIVLADELLATDLPDDPYLETDLSGYFPAAVRERLAEQIADHPLRREIIVTQVVGDLVNGAGTTFWPRLAGETGAAPADLTRANFVAREIFGSLSLRQEVAALDNVLDAAVQTRMRLDMRTLVERASRWLVTNRRAPLDSAATVEYFRGPVQEIAAQLPELMSGRELVAYHARREELESAGVAEELASRVAALPPSYMLLGVVEIAMREDLDPVEVARVHFDLGERLGLPVLVQRILALPRQDRWQTMARVALGSDLHGVHAQLTAQVLAATSGEESAAARIAAWEDQDATRIGRAARTLEEICSDDRPDLARLSVGLRVVRSLLS, from the coding sequence GTGTCAAAGACGACGCGGATGGTCCAGAAGTCAGAGCTGATCGAGCAGGCAGCCGAGCTCGCGCGCAGCGGCCGCGGGAGCGGGGGCCCGCCGCACGAGGAGATCGACGCGCTGCTGGCGAACTACTACCGCCACGTCGCGCCCGAGGACCTCGTCGGCCGCACAGCCGTCGACGTGTACGGCGCGCTCGCCAGCCACTACCGGCTGGCGCGGCAGCGGCCGCAGGGGACCGCCGCGGTCCGGGTGCTGACGCCGACGCTGGCCGAGCACGGCTGGTCGGCGGCCGGGCACTCGGTGGTCGAGGTCGTCGTCGACGACATGCCGTTCCTCGTGGACTCCCTGACCATGGAGCTCTCCCGCCAGCTGCGCGAGGTGCACGTCGTGGTGCACCCGCAGTTCGAGGTGGTGCGCGACATCACCGGCGGCCTGCGCTCGATCGCCCCGGTCGCCAACGGCTCGGGGGAGTCCGAGGAGGGGGCGGTGCGCGAGGCCTGGATGCACGTCGAGGTCAGCCGGATCCCCGAGGGCCCGGACGCGGCCCGGCTCGTGGAGCGGGTCCAGCAGGTCCTCGGCGACGTCCGCGACGCCACCGAGGACTGGGGCCGGACCCGGGGCCGGATGCTGGAGATCGTCGAGGAGCTCGGCAGCGCCCCACCGGCCGGTCTGGACCCCGAGGACGTCCGCCAGGGCCGCGAGCTGCTGCGCTGGCTGGCCGACGACCACTTCACGTTCCTGGGCTACCGGGAGTACGAGCTCCAGCGCGCCGGCGAGCACGACCTGCTGCGCGCCGTCCCGGGCACCGGCCTGGGCATCCTGCGCGCGGACCCCGACATGTCCGCGGAGGCGGGCCGGCTGCCGCCGAAGGTGCAGGCCCTGGCGCGCCAGAAGAACCTGCTGGTGTTGGCCAAGGCCAACTCGCGCGCGACCGTGCACCGGCCGGCGTACCTGGACTACATCAGCGTGAAGACCTTCGACGAGGCCGGCGAGGTCGTCGGCGAGCGGCGGTTCCTCGGGCTGCTGTCCAGCTCGGCGTACGCCGAGTCGCTGACCCGGATCCCGCTGCTGCGCGAGCGGGCCGCCGCGGTGCTGCGCCGCAGCGGCTTCGACCCCCGCAGCTACGCCGGCCGGGCCCTGATGGACACCCTGGAGAGCTATCCGCGCGACGAGCTGTTCCACACCCCGGTCGACGAGCTGGCCCCGATGGTCGAGGCGGCCATGCACGCGCGCGAGCGGCGCGCGGTGCGGGTGCTGACCCGGCAGGACACCTACGGTCGCTACGTCTCGGTGCTCGTCTACCTGCCGCGGGACCGCTACAACACGACAGTCCGTGAGCGCTTCGCCGCGATCCTGACCGACCGGCTGGGCGCGGAGTCGGTGGAGTTCACGGTCGGCATCAACGAGTCGACGACCGCGCGGGTGCACTTCGTCGTGCACCTGGCCCAGGGGGCGGACCTGCCCGAGGTCGACACCGCGGACCTGGAGCGCCGGCTCACCGACGCCTCCCGATCCTGGCGCGACGACTTCGTGGCCGCCGTGCACGCGGAGTACGGCGAGGAGGCGGGCGCCGAGCTGGGCCGTCGCTACCTGGACGCCTGGCCGGAGGCGTACAAGGAGGACTTCGCGCCGCGCACCGCGGCCGTCGACGTCGGCCGGCTGGAGCGGATCCCCGACGACGGCCTGGACCTGTCGCTGCAGGAGCCGGTCGACGCGGGGCCCGGGGAGGGCCGGCTCAAGGTGTACCGCGTCGGTGCCCCGCTGTCGCTGTCCACGGTGCTGCCGATGCTCTCCTCGATGGGCGTGGAGGTCGTCGACGAGCGGCCCTACCGGCTGGAGGGCCTGGACCGGCAGGTCTTCGTCTACGACTTCGGCCTGCGCGGTCTCGGCACCCTCGCCGAGGGCGCTCGCGAGCTGTTCCAGGACGCCGTGCGCTCGGTGTGGGACGGCTACAACGAGAGCGACGGCTTCAACGCGCTGGTGCTGGCGGCCGGGCTGACCTGGCGCCAGACCACCGTGCTGCGGGCGTACGCGAAGTACCTGCGCCAGGGCGGCTCGCCGTTCTCGCGGGCCACGATGGAGGCGTCGCTGCGCCGCAACGTCGACATCGCCCGGCTGCTGGTCGAGCTCTTCGAGACCCGGTTCCAGCCCGGCCCGGACGGACGGGACACCGGAGCCGAGGCGCGGGGGGCGCGGGCGGCCGAGCTCGAGCGTCGCATCGAGCGGGCGCTGGAGGACGTCGTCAGCCTCGACCACGACCGGGTGCTGCGCTCCTACCTGACGCTGATCCGGGCCACCCTGCGGACCAACTACTTCCGGCCGGTCGACGACCGGCCGGACGGTGGCCCGCGCCCGTACCTCGCGTTCAAGCTCGACCCCTCCGCGATCCCGGACCTGCCGCAGCCCCGGCCGCGCTTCGAGATCTTCGTGCACTCGCCGCGGGTCGAGGGCGTGCACCTGCGCTTCGGCTCCGTGGCGCGCGGCGGTCTGCGCTGGTCGGACCGGCGCGACGACTTCCGCACCGAGGTGCTGGGGCTGGTCAAGGCGCAGATGGTGAAGAACACCGTGATCGTGCCGGTCGGCGCGAAGGGCGGCTTCGTGGCCAAGCAGCTGCCGGACGCCTCGGACCGCGAAGCCTGGCTGGCCGAGGGGATCGGCTGCTACCGCACGTTCATCAGCGGCCTGCTCGACCTCACCGACAACCGGGTGGAGGGGCGGACGGTGCCGCCGCCGTACGTCGTGCGCCACGACGAGGACGACTCCTACCTGGTGGTGGCGGCCGACAAGGGCACCGCGACGTTCTCCGACATCGCCAACGAGGTCGCGAACGACTACGGGTTCTGGCTCGGCGACGCGTTCGCCAGCGGCGGCTCGGTCGGCTACGACCACAAGGCGATGGGGATCACCGCTCGCGGGGCCTGGGTCTCGGTGCGCCGGCACTTCCGCGAGATGGGCCTGGACTGCCAGGCCGAGGACTTCACCTGCGTCGGCGTGGGCGACATGAGCGGCGACGTGTTCGGCAACGGGATGCTCTGCTCCGAGCACATCCGGCTGGTCGCGGCGTTCGACCACCGCGACATCTTCCTCGACCCCACCCCGGACGCGGCGGCGTCGTACGCCGAGCGGAAGCGGCTCTTCGAGCTGCCGCGCTCGAGCTGGCGCGACTACGACCGCGACCTGATCTCCGAGGGCGGCGGCGTGTTCTCGCGGTCGCTGAAGAAGGTCGAGCTCAACGACGCGATCCGCACGGCGCTGGGCATCGACCCGGAGGTGCGCACGATGACGCCCGCCGAGCTGATGCGGGCGATCCTGGCGGCGCCGGTGGACCTGCTGTGGAACGGCGGGATCGGGACCTACGTGAAGGGCTCCGCCGAGACCCACGCCGATGCGGGGGACAAGGCCAACGACGCGGTGCGGGTCGACGGCCGCGACCTGCGGGCGCGCTGCGTGGGCGAGGGCGGCAACCTCGGCCTCACCCAGGCGGGCCGGATCGAGTACGCCCGCGGCGGCGGCCGGATCAACACCGACTTCATCGACAACTCCGCAGGGGTCGACACCTCCGACCACGAGGTCAACCTCAAGATCCTGCTCGACCGGGTGGTGGCGGCCGGCGACCTGACCCGCAAGCAGCGCAACGCGGTGCTCGGGGAGATGACCGACGACGTGGCCGCGCTGGTGCTGGCCGACAACTACGAGCAGAACCTGGCGCTCGCGAACGCCGTCGACCACGCCTCCTCGATGCTGCACGTGCACGAGGACTGGATGCGGCGCCTCGAGCGCGAGGGGCACCTGAGCCGGGAGGTCGAGGGCCTGCCGAGCAGCCAGGAGGTGCGCCGCCGCGCGGAGCGGGGCGAGGGGCTGACGCCGCCGGAGCTGGCGGTGCTGATGGCCTGGACCAAGATCGTGCTGGCCGACGAGCTGCTCGCGACCGACCTGCCCGACGACCCGTACCTGGAGACCGACCTGTCCGGCTACTTCCCGGCGGCGGTGCGGGAGCGGCTGGCCGAGCAGATCGCCGACCACCCGCTGCGGCGCGAGATCATCGTGACCCAGGTCGTGGGCGACCTGGTCAACGGCGCCGGGACCACGTTCTGGCCGCGGCTGGCGGGGGAGACCGGCGCCGCGCCGGCGGACCTGACCCGCGCCAACTTCGTGGCGCGCGAGATCTTCGGGTCGCTGTCGCTGCGCCAGGAGGTCGCGGCGCTCGACAACGTGCTCGACGCGGCCGTGCAGACCCGGATGCGCCTGGACATGCGCACGCTGGTGGAGCGGGCGTCGCGCTGGCTGGTCACGAACCGGCGGGCGCCGCTGGACAGCGCCGCGACGGTCGAGTACTTCCGCGGGCCGGTCCAGGAGATCGCCGCCCAGCTCCCCGAGCTGATGAGCGGACGCGAGTTGGTGGCCTACCACGCGCGGCGCGAGGAGCTGGAGTCCGCCGGGGTCGCCGAGGAGCTGGCGTCCCGGGTGGCGGCGCTGCCGCCGTCGTACATGTTGCTGGGCGTGGTGGAGATCGCGATGCGGGAGGACCTCGACCCGGTCGAGGTGGCGCGGGTCCACTTCGACCTGGGGGAGCGGCTCGGGCTGCCGGTGCTCGTGCAGCGGATCCTGGCGCTGCCCCGTCAGGACCGCTGGCAGACGATGGCGCGGGTGGCGCTCGGCAGCGACCTGCATGGCGTCCACGCGCAGCTGACCGCGCAGGTTCTGGCCGCGACGTCGGGCGAGGAGTCCGCCGCCGCCCGGATCGCCGCCTGGGAGGACCAGGACGCGACCCGGATCGGCCGCGCGGCCCGGACCCTCGAGGAGATCTGCTCCGACGACCGGCCCGACCTCGCCCGGCTGTCGGTGGGCCTGCGGGTGGTGCGCTCGCTGCTGTCCTGA
- a CDS encoding lycopene cyclase domain-containing protein: MTYLALSGLFLGVAVLALALAAVVRRPPAAWWAATGLTAVALLVLTAVFDNLMIAVDLFRYEGDQISGVLVGRAPIEDFAWPLAAVAGLPALWLLLGRSR; encoded by the coding sequence GTGACCTATCTCGCCCTGTCGGGGCTGTTCCTGGGAGTCGCGGTGCTCGCGCTGGCCCTGGCCGCGGTCGTCCGCCGGCCGCCGGCCGCGTGGTGGGCGGCCACCGGCCTGACCGCGGTGGCGCTGCTCGTGCTCACGGCGGTCTTCGACAACCTGATGATCGCGGTGGACCTGTTCCGCTACGAGGGCGACCAGATCTCGGGGGTGCTGGTGGGCCGGGCGCCGATCGAGGACTTCGCCTGGCCGCTCGCCGCGGTGGCCGGGCTGCCGGCGCTGTGGCTGCTGCTGGGCCGGTCCCGGTGA
- a CDS encoding lycopene cyclase domain-containing protein has protein sequence MSLAYLLSILGSTFCMGLVDHRWRLFLFGRPRRALVVVAVGIGYFLVWDLVAIALEIYRRGESAAMTGIEVTPELPLEELFFITFLCYVTMVLHGLFSMLLRRSPAERPEVQHGKVAR, from the coding sequence ATGAGCCTGGCGTACCTGCTGAGCATCCTGGGATCCACGTTCTGCATGGGCCTGGTCGATCACCGGTGGCGGCTGTTCCTCTTCGGCCGACCCCGCCGGGCGCTGGTCGTGGTCGCCGTCGGCATCGGCTACTTCCTGGTCTGGGACCTGGTCGCCATCGCCCTGGAGATCTACCGGCGCGGCGAGTCCGCGGCGATGACCGGGATCGAGGTGACCCCGGAGCTGCCGCTGGAGGAGCTCTTCTTCATCACGTTCCTGTGCTACGTCACGATGGTGCTGCACGGCCTGTTCAGCATGCTGCTGCGCCGGTCCCCGGCCGAGCGGCCCGAGGTCCAGCACGGGAAGGTGGCGCGGTGA